A region of Pyxidicoccus parkwaysis DNA encodes the following proteins:
- a CDS encoding S1C family serine protease: MARGVSSAFARKLLDALAKHGADAHLQPSESPEATAPRRSSRTGLVAALGVLALGGIAAGIGLTRSPTLRQAAREISGLKPGDPEQPTAAAPEESALPTQDIAKLASPSTVSLHCGGKTGSGFFVDAELVLTNEHVVCPPGKMMDVVLPDGRQLLGETVKSDVDLDLATVRVVGAKGTPLKLGDVTLLQPGDKLVFIGSPKGMDFTVHEGKVGFVGREYLGNGYVQFNASVNPGNSGGPLLNGRGEVVGVVSMKVNDADGMGLALPIPYASKLITLPSTPEAKARWEELLARVARDEQREVQRYQQQTSEPVLLSVRHVDELGLVALLVERFDTPPRRVVRRVEAESEGKKCSLTLSIEYWRPVRDTMSATEDSRRLRWFAAKGLTEGVYVGAVRLPVEDCTLTGTGNASLKMEGAGEDAERFDVPMKDFHASLEEWKRNKGGIQMWQQSLWQRREAADRSRQESDEWRSNFGRARARIAALEEEKRKLLEEEAAGGTATKRRWEVEVELKLAQGQLADLERYAAEKNVPASWRQ; this comes from the coding sequence GTGGCCCGTGGCGTCTCCAGCGCCTTCGCGCGGAAGCTGCTGGACGCGCTCGCGAAGCATGGCGCGGACGCGCACCTCCAGCCTTCGGAATCACCCGAGGCCACGGCACCCCGCCGCTCGTCGCGAACAGGCCTCGTGGCTGCGCTAGGAGTCCTCGCCCTCGGAGGCATCGCGGCCGGCATCGGACTCACGCGCTCTCCCACGCTGCGGCAGGCGGCGCGCGAGATCTCCGGCTTGAAGCCGGGCGACCCCGAGCAACCCACAGCAGCGGCTCCCGAGGAGTCGGCACTCCCCACGCAGGACATCGCGAAGCTCGCCTCGCCGAGCACGGTGAGTCTGCACTGTGGTGGAAAGACGGGCTCGGGCTTCTTCGTGGACGCGGAGCTGGTGCTGACCAACGAGCACGTCGTCTGCCCGCCCGGGAAGATGATGGACGTGGTGCTGCCCGACGGTCGGCAGCTCCTCGGTGAGACGGTGAAGTCAGACGTGGACCTGGACCTCGCCACCGTGCGTGTGGTGGGAGCGAAGGGGACGCCGCTGAAGCTCGGCGACGTGACGCTCCTCCAGCCCGGCGACAAGCTCGTCTTCATCGGCAGTCCCAAGGGGATGGACTTCACCGTCCATGAAGGGAAGGTGGGCTTCGTCGGCCGGGAGTACCTGGGCAACGGCTACGTGCAGTTCAACGCCTCGGTGAATCCGGGCAACAGCGGCGGGCCGCTGCTCAACGGGCGCGGCGAGGTGGTGGGCGTCGTCTCCATGAAGGTCAACGACGCGGACGGCATGGGGCTGGCCCTGCCCATTCCGTATGCGAGCAAGCTCATCACCCTTCCTTCGACTCCCGAGGCGAAGGCGCGCTGGGAGGAACTGCTGGCGCGGGTGGCGCGCGACGAGCAGCGCGAAGTCCAGCGCTACCAGCAGCAGACCTCGGAGCCGGTGCTCCTGTCGGTCCGCCACGTCGACGAGCTGGGGCTGGTGGCGCTGCTCGTCGAGCGCTTCGACACGCCGCCGCGTCGCGTGGTGCGCCGGGTGGAGGCGGAGTCCGAGGGGAAGAAGTGCTCGCTCACCCTGAGCATCGAGTACTGGCGGCCGGTGCGCGACACGATGTCCGCCACGGAGGACTCGAGGCGCCTGCGCTGGTTCGCGGCGAAGGGCCTCACCGAGGGCGTGTACGTGGGCGCCGTGCGCCTGCCTGTGGAGGACTGCACGCTCACCGGCACGGGCAATGCCTCTCTGAAGATGGAAGGGGCGGGTGAGGACGCCGAGCGCTTCGACGTCCCGATGAAGGACTTCCACGCCTCGCTCGAGGAGTGGAAGCGCAACAAGGGCGGCATCCAGATGTGGCAGCAATCTCTGTGGCAGCGGCGCGAAGCGGCGGACCGCTCGCGGCAGGAGTCGGACGAGTGGCGCTCCAACTTCGGCCGGGCGCGGGCCCGCATCGCCGCGCTGGAAGAGGAGAAGAGGAAGCTGCTGGAGGAAGAGGCCGCCGGAGGCACCGCCACGAAGCGGCGCTGGGAGGTGGAGGTGGAGCTGAAGCTGGCCCAGGGGCAGCTCGCGGACCTGGAGCGGTACGCCGCCGAGAAGAACGTGCCCGCGTCCTGGAGGCAGTAG
- a CDS encoding FAD-dependent monooxygenase, whose product MKTRNILISGASIAGPTLAYWLHRHGFRPTVVERAPSLRGGGQAIDVRGAALTISERMGLLPEIRGAHTRMRGMSFVDGEGHTLMSTTEETLTGGATDGEDVELMRDDLANILHRATRDDVEYRFGDSITSLTEDDGGIHVTFEHGAPRTFDLVVGADGVHSQVRTLVFGEEARFIRHLGTYLSVFTAPNHLNLDHWQVFHQGPGRMAGMFSARNNTEARVILGFQSPPLEFNRRDTARQKQLVADTFADMGWETPRLLKAMWDAPDFYFDSMSQIFMDRWWSGRTVLVGDAGYCGSPMSGQGTSMAMVGAYVLAGELKAAGGDLRAALPAYEERLRGFVHRNQSLASPDMKGPPPREAMQEAANAIRLVDYRS is encoded by the coding sequence ATGAAGACGCGGAACATCCTCATCTCCGGCGCGAGCATCGCCGGGCCCACGCTGGCGTACTGGCTGCACCGGCATGGCTTCCGGCCCACCGTGGTGGAGCGAGCGCCGAGCCTGCGAGGCGGCGGTCAGGCCATCGACGTCCGGGGCGCCGCGCTCACCATCTCCGAGCGGATGGGCCTCCTCCCGGAGATTCGCGGGGCGCACACCCGGATGCGGGGCATGTCCTTCGTGGACGGCGAGGGCCACACGCTGATGTCCACCACCGAGGAGACCCTCACCGGCGGAGCCACCGACGGCGAGGACGTGGAGTTGATGCGCGACGACCTCGCGAACATCCTCCACCGCGCGACGCGTGACGACGTGGAGTACCGCTTCGGTGACTCCATCACCTCTCTCACGGAGGACGACGGCGGCATCCACGTCACCTTCGAGCACGGCGCACCGCGGACCTTCGACCTCGTGGTGGGCGCGGACGGTGTGCACTCCCAGGTGCGCACGCTCGTCTTCGGCGAGGAGGCCCGGTTCATCCGGCACCTGGGCACGTACCTCTCGGTGTTCACCGCGCCCAACCACCTGAACCTGGACCACTGGCAGGTGTTCCACCAGGGGCCGGGGAGGATGGCCGGCATGTTCAGCGCCCGGAACAACACCGAGGCCCGCGTCATCCTCGGCTTCCAGTCACCGCCCCTGGAGTTCAACCGGCGCGACACCGCGCGGCAGAAGCAATTGGTTGCGGACACGTTCGCCGACATGGGCTGGGAGACGCCGCGCCTGCTGAAGGCCATGTGGGACGCGCCCGACTTCTACTTCGACTCCATGAGCCAGATTTTCATGGACCGCTGGTGGAGCGGCCGGACGGTGCTCGTCGGTGATGCGGGCTACTGCGGCTCGCCCATGTCGGGCCAGGGGACGAGCATGGCGATGGTGGGCGCGTACGTACTGGCCGGAGAGCTGAAGGCCGCAGGGGGCGACCTCCGCGCGGCGCTGCCCGCCTACGAGGAGCGGCTGCGCGGCTTCGTCCACAGGAACCAGTCGCTCGCGTCGCCGGACATGAAGGGCCCTCCTCCTCGCGAGGCGATGCAGGAGGCGGCCAACGCCATCCGCCTCGTGGACTACCGGAGCTGA
- a CDS encoding TetR/AcrR family transcriptional regulator C-terminal domain-containing protein — protein MSRAGDPPYVRIVTELRRRIATGELRAGDRVPSTRQVAKEWGVALATAAKALDALGREGLTQALPRVGTVVTPAAPGVSPASPPQRRRPPVEADTDLSRERIVRAAVAIADSQGLAALSMRSVATRIGVPPMSLYRHVPGKDDLVLLMADAVLRELELPRVPPAGWRARLEVMLRLQWTLYRRHPWLARVLSLSRPQLIPSGMVHTEWALSAVEGLGLDVSAMLHVCLTAVGFVRGIAIELEAESEAEAETGLTNEEWMASQEEPMGRVIHSGRFPMLSRVAAAQDLVVSVDTLFEFGLPRLLDGLAVLLDAPGRRPPTGRGNPHSR, from the coding sequence ATGAGCCGGGCCGGAGACCCGCCCTACGTCCGAATCGTCACCGAGCTTCGCCGCCGCATCGCCACGGGAGAGCTGCGCGCGGGAGACCGGGTGCCCTCGACGCGGCAGGTGGCGAAGGAGTGGGGCGTCGCGCTGGCGACGGCCGCGAAGGCGCTGGATGCGCTGGGGCGCGAGGGGCTCACGCAAGCTCTGCCCCGCGTCGGCACGGTGGTGACTCCGGCCGCGCCCGGCGTCTCGCCCGCGTCTCCGCCCCAACGGCGCCGCCCGCCTGTCGAAGCAGACACGGACCTCTCGCGCGAGCGCATCGTCCGCGCCGCCGTGGCCATCGCGGACTCGCAGGGGCTCGCGGCGCTGTCCATGCGCAGCGTCGCCACGCGCATCGGCGTTCCTCCCATGTCGCTGTACCGCCACGTGCCCGGCAAGGACGACCTCGTCCTGCTGATGGCGGACGCGGTGCTGCGCGAATTGGAGCTCCCCCGCGTGCCGCCCGCCGGCTGGAGGGCCCGGCTGGAGGTGATGCTGCGGTTGCAGTGGACGTTGTACCGGCGTCACCCGTGGCTGGCTCGCGTGCTCTCCCTGTCCCGTCCCCAGCTCATCCCCAGCGGCATGGTCCACACCGAGTGGGCGCTCAGCGCGGTGGAGGGCCTCGGGCTGGACGTGAGCGCCATGCTCCACGTGTGCCTCACGGCGGTGGGCTTCGTGCGAGGCATCGCCATCGAATTGGAGGCGGAGAGCGAGGCGGAGGCCGAGACGGGCCTCACCAACGAGGAGTGGATGGCGTCCCAGGAGGAGCCGATGGGCCGGGTCATCCATTCAGGACGCTTCCCCATGCTCTCCCGCGTCGCGGCGGCGCAGGACCTCGTCGTCAGCGTCGACACCCTCTTCGAGTTCGGCCTGCCGAGACTCCTCGACGGCCTCGCGGTGTTGCTCGATGCACCCGGGCGACGGCCCCCCACTGGACGAGGCAACCCGCACTCGCGGTAA
- a CDS encoding DUF4157 domain-containing protein — protein MKVQSRIPTQTPRRPEESGREPLAKRAEVAPRTSSEVAARRAGFSTVSEFSRPKPDIQSEFRREFGALAADKKKFHDTMRTVFGDGYNAMQAEQYRQKAQAGDFSWLPPVKQVPADQLNGANGAYDAEAGTVYINEDLDPALAASTYVEEAGHHLDTKLNSKDAAGDEGELFRRILSGEKLSSAQVSEIRAENDKGTIYVDGKAREVEFWNPFKAIGNAAKAVGNAVVGAAKTVGNAVVDAAKTVGNAVGTAAKAVGNAVGTAAKAVGNAAKWVGVRLFDGVRGLATGALNTVVGAFRNVGEGLGTFFGGVGKLFQGKFGEGFKQMGLGLVKTFVQTPVDAVLMMGGRALSAIQTLIGVEPPGRKLTGDEINTLRSVYGDSIDYSSMRIKEGNSGLFSTSGRAFTHGNTIYIPPDDLPLTPDLLVHESAHVWQHQNGGTDYMSEALWAQNFGDGYEFEKGIQEGKSWSQLNPEQQAELLQQAQRAGFFNPTGGGTFVYNGTDYTAYLNDALAQIRSGKGAP, from the coding sequence ATGAAGGTTCAGTCGAGAATTCCCACGCAGACGCCACGCAGGCCCGAGGAGTCCGGAAGGGAGCCGCTGGCGAAGCGCGCGGAGGTGGCACCGAGGACTTCGAGCGAAGTGGCGGCACGCAGGGCCGGCTTCTCCACGGTGAGCGAGTTCAGCCGCCCGAAGCCCGACATCCAGTCCGAGTTCCGGCGCGAGTTCGGCGCGCTGGCTGCGGACAAGAAGAAGTTCCACGACACCATGCGCACCGTGTTCGGCGATGGCTACAACGCCATGCAGGCCGAGCAGTACCGGCAGAAGGCGCAGGCCGGAGACTTCTCCTGGCTGCCGCCGGTGAAGCAGGTGCCCGCGGACCAGTTGAACGGAGCCAACGGCGCGTATGACGCCGAGGCCGGCACCGTCTACATCAACGAGGACCTGGACCCCGCGCTGGCCGCGTCCACGTATGTGGAGGAGGCCGGCCACCACCTCGACACGAAGCTCAACTCCAAGGACGCGGCGGGTGACGAGGGCGAGCTGTTCCGCCGCATCCTCTCCGGCGAGAAGCTGTCGTCCGCGCAGGTGTCGGAGATTCGCGCGGAGAACGACAAGGGCACCATCTACGTCGACGGCAAGGCGAGGGAGGTCGAGTTCTGGAACCCCTTCAAGGCCATCGGCAACGCGGCGAAGGCCGTGGGCAACGCGGTGGTCGGCGCCGCGAAGACGGTGGGCAACGCGGTGGTGGACGCCGCCAAGACGGTGGGCAACGCGGTGGGCACGGCCGCGAAGGCCGTGGGCAATGCGGTGGGCACCGCGGCGAAGGCGGTGGGCAACGCGGCGAAGTGGGTGGGCGTGCGCCTGTTCGACGGCGTGCGGGGCCTGGCCACCGGTGCGCTGAACACCGTGGTGGGCGCGTTCCGCAACGTCGGTGAGGGACTCGGCACCTTCTTCGGGGGCGTGGGCAAGCTCTTCCAGGGGAAGTTCGGCGAAGGCTTCAAACAGATGGGCCTGGGCCTGGTGAAGACGTTCGTCCAGACGCCCGTCGACGCCGTCCTGATGATGGGAGGCCGCGCGCTCAGCGCAATCCAGACGCTGATTGGCGTGGAGCCGCCGGGCCGCAAGCTCACGGGTGACGAAATCAACACCCTGCGCTCCGTGTATGGCGACAGCATCGACTACTCGTCCATGCGCATCAAGGAGGGCAACTCGGGCCTCTTCAGCACGAGCGGTCGCGCCTTCACGCATGGCAACACCATCTACATCCCCCCGGACGACCTGCCGCTGACGCCGGACCTGCTGGTGCACGAGTCCGCGCACGTCTGGCAGCACCAGAACGGCGGCACGGACTACATGAGCGAGGCCTTGTGGGCGCAGAACTTCGGTGACGGCTACGAGTTCGAGAAGGGCATCCAGGAGGGCAAGTCCTGGAGCCAGCTCAACCCGGAGCAGCAGGCGGAGCTCCTGCAGCAGGCGCAGCGCGCGGGCTTCTTCAACCCCACGGGCGGAGGGACGTTCGTCTACAACGGCACGGACTACACCGCCTACCTCAACGACGCGCTCGCCCAGATTCGCTCGGGCAAGGGAGCCCCGTAG
- a CDS encoding alpha/beta hydrolase → MKRLFRASRLIPLLAVLAVLNPVGCLLLVAVFFAPPWAPSLVNLLKGILREYSLLLLVPVLVSALLTAVVIPSGKWGWLRWGSVAAVLPLLYAALMPAASAWWMARVHGIPLSLREYSRPLVAQRPLPSQTVRFATVDGVDLHADVFLPDAPSTTTRPAVLYVHGGGWSAGERAYARAWAGFLTSLGYVVISLDYRLFPPASGLKAPGDLQCGIAWVKAHAADYGIDPDRLVLFGESAGGHLATLVGYAAGDARLPASCDAPDTSVKALISFYAPSDLAAQAGHRAGSRRVLEGFTGAPLDGHRELYALLSPLSHVGPKAPPTLLIHGGADTVVPLQASQALAARLAEAHVPHRFFTLPYAEHAFDVWDGGFGRQLAQALVGRFLQQYVPVGDRP, encoded by the coding sequence ATGAAACGCCTGTTCCGCGCCTCCCGCCTCATTCCATTGCTCGCCGTGCTGGCGGTGCTGAACCCCGTGGGTTGCCTGTTGCTGGTGGCGGTGTTCTTCGCGCCGCCCTGGGCGCCCTCGCTGGTGAACCTGCTCAAGGGCATCCTGCGGGAGTACAGCCTCCTGCTGCTCGTGCCGGTGCTCGTGTCCGCGCTGCTCACCGCCGTCGTGATTCCGTCCGGGAAGTGGGGCTGGCTGCGCTGGGGCTCGGTGGCCGCCGTGCTGCCCCTGCTCTACGCCGCGCTGATGCCCGCCGCCTCCGCGTGGTGGATGGCGCGGGTTCACGGAATCCCCCTCAGCCTCCGCGAGTACTCCCGTCCCCTCGTGGCACAGCGGCCCCTCCCCAGCCAGACGGTGCGCTTCGCCACCGTCGACGGCGTGGACCTGCATGCCGACGTGTTCCTCCCCGACGCTCCGTCCACCACCACGCGGCCCGCGGTGCTCTACGTCCACGGAGGCGGCTGGAGCGCGGGAGAGCGCGCCTACGCCCGGGCGTGGGCCGGCTTCCTCACGTCACTGGGCTACGTGGTCATCAGCCTCGACTACCGGCTCTTCCCACCGGCCTCCGGCCTGAAGGCACCTGGAGACCTCCAGTGCGGCATCGCCTGGGTGAAGGCCCACGCCGCTGACTACGGCATCGACCCGGACCGGCTCGTCCTCTTCGGTGAGTCCGCGGGCGGGCACCTCGCCACCCTCGTCGGCTATGCGGCGGGCGACGCGCGACTTCCCGCCTCCTGCGACGCTCCGGACACGTCGGTGAAGGCCCTCATCAGCTTCTACGCGCCCAGCGACCTGGCCGCTCAGGCCGGGCACCGCGCGGGCTCGCGAAGGGTGCTGGAGGGCTTCACGGGAGCGCCCCTCGACGGGCACCGGGAGCTCTACGCGCTGCTCTCCCCGCTCTCGCACGTGGGACCGAAAGCACCTCCCACGCTCCTCATCCACGGGGGAGCGGACACCGTGGTGCCGCTCCAGGCCTCCCAGGCGCTGGCCGCGCGGCTCGCCGAGGCCCACGTGCCACATCGGTTCTTCACGCTGCCGTACGCGGAGCACGCGTTCGATGTCTGGGACGGAGGCTTCGGCCGGCAGCTCGCCCAGGCGCTGGTGGGGCGGTTCCTCCAGCAGTACGTGCCCGTCGGCGACCGCCCCTGA
- a CDS encoding myxosortase-dependent M36 family metallopeptidase, whose amino-acid sequence MRRLLVLTTFVVAVVARPALAARELPTVDAFTRIPPSGNEPSARERAKGVDVVHEESRLGVPTFVWGVDAAQPGTKSLRPMPPEQAARAWLGQQAGLYRLGLTDAPHVPVRGIHRTRQGASIVTFGQEVEGIEVFRQSLKVLLDSDNKLIAMSGYLSPVASSPRFEKGAPAFTLEPREAIALAWRDLHGDPLPAVSLTPTGRVKGAYSDYALTPGPRRVVFSSPARVKKVFFPLPGALVPAYYVELDTTPVTETEGDMYSYVISAADGQVLFRHDLSAHQSFSYRVWADTQSPHIPYDGPQGNAATPHPTGLPDGYQAPFVSPNVLTLQNSPYSRNDPWLPMGATQTTGNNVDAYVDLVAPSGFGPGDLRGSLGPSGIFGDGYDLSLAPSVSDAQQMSSVAQIFFVTNFLHDWYYDSGFDEAAGNAQTDNYGRGGLDGDYLRAEGQDYVGRNNANMSTPSDGQRPRMQMFVYDTRGVRVMEVSNEHPMSGRWTTGVAAFGPQQFNVTAAAVFANDGVASPFGTVADACEPLVNAAAVSGKIVLADDGACLATVKAANAQAAGAFGLVIIPRALEEPLFPVLGRAPSVTIPVVSVSEPIGASFRDSLPASLTLIREGADRDGTLDNTIIAHEWMHYMSNRLIGDANGLSNNQGRSMGEGWGDFAGLLMVVREGDDLVPSNANFGGVYARGAYVNSGGQNQGPNQGYYWGSRRYPYTTDLSKNPLTLRYTQNGLPLPANIPVGFGRTGVSNSEVHNSGEVWAVTLWECYAALLRDKQRLTFAQAQQRMKDYLVASMKLTPNAPTFLEARDAVLAAAYAADPADYVLFAQAFAKRGFGTRAVAAPRESTDHIGVVESFVTGKDVALASVEVVEQTGTTDSCDDDGLLDTGETVRLRLTLRNSGIGRLTQTSVTLSSDSPDLSFPLGTTVAIPATDPLQLATVEVPVHLSGPATPGVVTLTLAYRDAEQTVSGDQTETLKLRVNTDELPGTSAVETVDAVSHPWTLVQQPSTDLAPWTRQHDAANLDWYFHGPDNIYDSDTLLVSPPLNVVPSGSFRFSFQHRYLLEEGYDGAVIELSDDDGLTWRDLGQFMSPSYTTYIATGGSNPIEDRLAFSGQSQGYPAFTQVVVDLGNLYAGKTVRIRFRIGSDVSVGARGWDVNDLQFEGLTNTPFTTLVPHRVQCVNNQAPVANAGPAQSRYEGLIVQLAGSGTDREGAALTYAWLQTAGPAVGLANSNTPRPYFRAPQVNKDTDLTFQLRVNDGVSWSAPSTVTVRVRNLPGSLAAKQDAPSFELGAEDAVSGPVTASAPGWGCSSGPEGSVPGAAVMLLAALGFAMRRPRARAVTPSKH is encoded by the coding sequence ATGCGCAGGCTGTTGGTATTGACGACATTCGTTGTGGCGGTGGTGGCACGACCCGCCCTGGCCGCGAGAGAGCTTCCCACGGTGGATGCCTTTACACGCATCCCCCCGAGCGGGAATGAGCCGAGCGCCCGTGAGCGGGCGAAGGGCGTGGACGTGGTTCACGAGGAGTCCCGGCTCGGTGTGCCCACCTTCGTCTGGGGTGTGGATGCCGCGCAGCCCGGCACGAAGAGCCTCCGGCCGATGCCGCCCGAGCAGGCCGCGCGGGCCTGGCTGGGGCAGCAGGCCGGGCTGTACCGGCTGGGCCTCACCGACGCGCCGCACGTCCCCGTGCGGGGCATCCACCGCACCCGGCAGGGCGCGAGCATCGTCACCTTCGGGCAGGAGGTGGAGGGCATCGAGGTCTTCCGCCAGTCCCTGAAGGTCCTGCTCGACTCGGACAACAAACTCATCGCCATGTCCGGCTACCTCAGCCCGGTGGCCTCGAGCCCCCGTTTCGAGAAGGGCGCGCCGGCCTTCACGCTGGAGCCGCGCGAGGCCATTGCCCTCGCCTGGAGGGACTTGCACGGGGACCCGCTGCCCGCGGTCAGCCTGACGCCCACGGGCCGCGTGAAGGGCGCCTACAGCGACTATGCGCTCACCCCGGGCCCCCGGCGGGTGGTGTTCTCCTCGCCCGCGCGCGTGAAGAAGGTCTTCTTCCCGCTGCCCGGCGCGCTGGTGCCCGCGTACTACGTGGAGCTGGACACCACGCCCGTCACCGAGACGGAGGGTGACATGTACTCCTACGTCATCTCCGCCGCGGACGGTCAGGTGCTCTTCCGGCACGACCTGTCCGCCCACCAGAGCTTCTCGTATCGCGTGTGGGCGGACACGCAGAGCCCGCACATCCCCTATGACGGTCCGCAGGGCAACGCGGCCACGCCGCACCCCACCGGTCTTCCGGACGGCTACCAGGCGCCCTTCGTCTCGCCCAACGTGCTGACGCTGCAGAACTCGCCCTACAGCCGCAATGACCCGTGGCTGCCCATGGGCGCCACGCAGACGACGGGCAACAACGTGGACGCGTATGTCGACCTCGTCGCGCCCAGCGGCTTCGGTCCGGGAGACCTGCGCGGCAGCCTCGGCCCGTCGGGCATCTTCGGCGACGGCTATGACCTGTCGCTCGCGCCGAGCGTCTCGGATGCGCAGCAGATGAGCTCGGTGGCGCAAATCTTCTTCGTCACCAACTTCCTCCACGACTGGTACTACGACTCCGGCTTCGACGAGGCGGCGGGCAACGCGCAGACCGACAACTACGGTCGCGGCGGCCTGGACGGGGACTACCTCCGCGCCGAGGGGCAGGACTACGTCGGCCGCAACAACGCGAACATGTCCACGCCCTCGGACGGCCAGCGGCCGCGGATGCAGATGTTCGTCTACGACACGCGCGGGGTCCGGGTCATGGAGGTGTCCAACGAGCATCCGATGAGCGGCCGCTGGACGACCGGCGTCGCCGCCTTCGGGCCCCAGCAGTTCAACGTCACCGCCGCCGCTGTCTTCGCGAATGATGGCGTGGCGAGCCCGTTCGGCACCGTGGCGGATGCGTGCGAGCCGCTGGTGAACGCCGCCGCCGTGTCAGGGAAGATTGTCCTCGCGGACGACGGAGCCTGCCTCGCCACCGTCAAGGCCGCGAATGCCCAGGCCGCGGGGGCCTTCGGCCTCGTCATCATCCCCCGGGCGCTGGAAGAGCCCTTGTTCCCCGTGCTTGGCCGGGCTCCCTCCGTCACCATCCCCGTCGTCTCGGTGTCGGAGCCCATCGGAGCGAGCTTCCGCGACTCGCTTCCCGCCAGCCTGACGCTCATCCGGGAGGGGGCGGACCGCGATGGCACGCTCGACAACACCATCATCGCGCACGAGTGGATGCACTACATGTCCAACCGCCTCATCGGCGACGCCAATGGCCTGTCGAACAATCAGGGCCGCAGCATGGGCGAGGGCTGGGGCGACTTCGCGGGCCTGCTGATGGTGGTCCGCGAGGGCGATGACCTGGTGCCCTCCAACGCGAACTTCGGCGGTGTCTACGCGCGTGGCGCGTACGTCAACAGTGGCGGTCAGAACCAGGGCCCGAACCAGGGCTACTACTGGGGCAGCCGGCGCTACCCGTACACCACCGACCTGTCGAAGAACCCGCTCACGCTGCGCTACACCCAGAACGGCCTGCCGTTGCCCGCCAACATCCCGGTGGGCTTCGGCCGCACCGGCGTGAGCAACTCGGAGGTCCACAACTCGGGCGAGGTGTGGGCGGTGACGCTGTGGGAGTGCTACGCGGCGCTGCTGCGTGACAAGCAGCGCCTCACCTTCGCCCAGGCCCAGCAGCGGATGAAGGACTACCTCGTCGCGTCGATGAAGCTCACCCCCAACGCGCCGACCTTCCTCGAGGCCCGTGACGCGGTGCTGGCCGCGGCCTATGCGGCGGACCCGGCGGACTACGTCCTCTTCGCCCAGGCCTTCGCCAAGCGCGGCTTCGGAACGCGCGCCGTCGCGGCCCCGCGTGAGTCGACGGACCACATCGGCGTGGTGGAGAGCTTCGTCACCGGCAAGGACGTGGCCCTGGCCAGCGTGGAGGTGGTGGAGCAGACGGGGACGACGGACTCGTGCGACGACGACGGGCTGCTCGACACGGGCGAGACGGTTCGCCTGCGGCTGACCCTGCGCAACAGTGGCATCGGGCGGCTGACGCAGACGAGCGTGACGCTCTCCTCCGACTCGCCGGACCTCTCCTTCCCGCTGGGGACGACGGTGGCCATTCCCGCCACGGACCCGCTCCAGCTAGCCACGGTGGAGGTGCCGGTGCACCTCTCCGGCCCGGCGACTCCCGGCGTCGTCACGCTGACGCTGGCGTACCGCGACGCGGAGCAGACGGTGTCCGGGGACCAGACGGAGACGCTGAAGCTGCGGGTGAACACGGATGAGTTGCCGGGCACGAGCGCCGTGGAGACGGTGGACGCGGTCTCCCACCCGTGGACGCTGGTGCAGCAGCCGTCCACGGACCTGGCCCCGTGGACGCGCCAGCACGACGCGGCGAACCTGGACTGGTACTTCCATGGGCCGGACAACATCTATGACTCGGACACGCTCCTCGTCTCGCCGCCGCTGAACGTGGTGCCGTCGGGCTCGTTCCGCTTCAGCTTCCAGCACCGCTACCTCCTGGAGGAGGGCTACGACGGCGCAGTCATCGAGCTGAGCGATGATGACGGGCTGACCTGGAGGGACCTCGGGCAGTTCATGAGCCCCTCGTACACGACGTACATCGCGACGGGAGGCAGCAATCCCATCGAGGACCGGCTGGCCTTCAGCGGTCAGAGCCAGGGCTACCCCGCCTTCACTCAGGTCGTCGTCGACCTCGGCAACCTCTATGCGGGGAAGACGGTCCGCATCCGCTTCCGCATCGGCTCGGACGTGAGCGTCGGCGCGCGGGGCTGGGACGTGAATGACCTCCAGTTCGAGGGCCTGACGAACACGCCCTTCACGACGCTGGTTCCCCACCGCGTCCAGTGCGTCAACAACCAGGCGCCGGTGGCGAACGCGGGGCCCGCGCAGTCGCGCTACGAGGGCCTCATCGTCCAGCTCGCGGGCAGCGGCACGGACCGCGAGGGCGCGGCGCTGACCTACGCGTGGCTGCAGACGGCGGGGCCGGCGGTGGGGCTCGCCAATTCGAATACGCCGCGGCCCTACTTCCGCGCGCCGCAGGTGAACAAGGACACGGACCTCACCTTCCAGCTGCGCGTCAACGACGGTGTGAGTTGGAGCGCCCCGTCGACGGTGACGGTGCGGGTGCGGAACCTCCCCGGCAGCCTCGCCGCGAAGCAGGACGCTCCCAGCTTCGAGCTCGGCGCGGAGGACGCGGTGAGCGGGCCGGTGACGGCGTCGGCTCCGGGCTGGGGCTGCTCGTCGGGTCCGGAGGGCTCCGTGCCGGGCGCCGCGGTCATGCTGCTCGCGGCGCTCGGCTTCGCGATGCGGCGTCCCCGCGCGCGGGCCGTGACGCCGTCGAAGCACTGA